A region from the Vicia villosa cultivar HV-30 ecotype Madison, WI linkage group LG3, Vvil1.0, whole genome shotgun sequence genome encodes:
- the LOC131655759 gene encoding EPIDERMAL PATTERNING FACTOR-like protein 1: protein MTSTTDMIYASMASLISYQNSTTILFLLHLLLLPVSCFYQSQSAIPPRGLLFEEKNRLGSAPPTCHNKCNQCHPCMAVQVPSHEHAQPGHTHSAASSPAMEGGGFFLQDSGNNRYSNYKPLSWKCHCGGHFFNP, encoded by the exons ATGACTTCAACAACTGACATGATATATGCTTCCATGGCTTCACTTATTTCATATCAAAACTCAACCACTATCCTATTTTTACTTCACCTTCTGCTTCTTCCAGTTTCTTGCTTCTACCAATCACAATCTGCAATTCCTCCAAGG GGATTATTATTTGAGGAGAAAAACAGGTTAGGTTCAGCTCCACCTACATGTCACAACAAGTGTAACCAATGTCATCCATGCATGGCTGTACAAGTTCCAAGCCATGAACATGCTCAACCAGGTCATACTCATAGTGCTGCTTCAAGTCCTGCCATGGAAGGTGGTGGATTCTTTCTACAAGATAGTGGTAATAACAGGTACTCAAATTACAAGCCATTGAGTTGGAAGTGCCACTGTGGTGGCCACTTTTTCAATCCTTAG